Proteins encoded within one genomic window of Amycolatopsis sp. 2-15:
- the ligD gene encoding non-homologous end-joining DNA ligase, producing MDSAAERLKKYREMRDFQRTAEPAGGDAATTPGNRFVVQRHRARRRHYDLRLELGGVLISWAVPKGPTLDPKVRRMAVHVEDHPLEYADFEGVIPHGEYGGGDVIVWDRGTWEAVDTDDPEQALADGNLHFDLFGEKLLGRFVLIHPSRDGDGKQWLLLHKQDDHASAGWDAEDHPKSVKSGLTNDEIKAAPPALWRGDLPAAEAEVRLTPEFTPASPAELKALDELDARGSWAVAGQKLALTNLDKVLVPGRDGEDPITKRDLIRYYTRIGPTMLPYLANRALNTHRFPGGIEKPGFWHKEVPDHAPKWLHRWHYEEADPDDVQQYLVPEGVADLAWLANFGALELHAWTSRIEDVAHPTWTLFDIDPGPETSFDDVLALARLHRTALEHLGLVGLPKVTGQRGIQIWVPVEPRYTYAETRKWAETVSKTIGRTLPDLVSWAWHKDRRGGKARLDYTQNVLNKTLVAPYSVRPRPGAPVSVPLQWDELDDPELTPDHWTIRTVLERVESIGDPFATLLGVEQQLPKL from the coding sequence ATGGACTCTGCGGCGGAGCGGCTCAAGAAGTACCGCGAGATGCGCGATTTCCAGCGCACCGCCGAGCCCGCGGGCGGCGACGCAGCCACCACGCCGGGAAACCGGTTCGTCGTGCAACGCCACCGCGCCCGCCGCCGGCACTACGACCTGCGTCTGGAGCTGGGCGGCGTCCTCATCAGCTGGGCCGTGCCGAAGGGCCCGACGCTCGACCCGAAGGTGCGGCGCATGGCCGTGCATGTCGAGGACCACCCGCTCGAATACGCCGACTTCGAGGGCGTGATCCCGCACGGCGAATACGGCGGCGGCGACGTGATCGTGTGGGACCGCGGCACCTGGGAGGCCGTCGACACCGACGACCCCGAGCAGGCGCTCGCCGACGGCAACCTGCACTTCGACCTGTTCGGCGAGAAGCTCCTCGGCCGCTTCGTGCTCATCCACCCCAGCCGCGACGGCGACGGGAAGCAGTGGCTGCTGCTGCACAAGCAGGACGACCACGCGTCCGCCGGCTGGGACGCCGAAGACCACCCGAAGTCGGTGAAGAGCGGGCTGACCAACGACGAGATCAAGGCCGCTCCCCCGGCGCTGTGGCGCGGAGACCTGCCCGCGGCCGAGGCGGAGGTGCGGCTCACGCCGGAGTTCACGCCCGCGTCTCCCGCGGAGCTGAAGGCCCTCGACGAGCTGGACGCACGCGGCAGCTGGGCCGTCGCGGGCCAGAAGCTGGCGCTGACCAACCTCGACAAGGTGCTCGTGCCCGGCCGTGACGGTGAAGACCCGATCACCAAACGCGACCTGATCCGGTATTACACGCGCATCGGCCCGACGATGCTGCCGTACCTCGCGAACCGCGCGCTCAACACGCACCGGTTCCCCGGCGGCATCGAGAAACCCGGCTTCTGGCACAAAGAAGTGCCCGACCACGCGCCGAAGTGGCTGCACCGCTGGCACTACGAGGAAGCCGATCCCGACGACGTGCAGCAGTACCTCGTGCCCGAGGGCGTCGCGGACCTGGCGTGGCTGGCGAACTTCGGCGCGCTCGAGCTGCACGCGTGGACGTCGCGGATCGAAGACGTCGCGCATCCCACGTGGACGCTGTTCGACATCGACCCCGGGCCGGAGACGTCGTTCGACGACGTGCTCGCGCTGGCCCGTTTGCACCGCACCGCGCTGGAGCACCTCGGGCTCGTCGGGCTGCCGAAAGTCACGGGACAGCGCGGGATCCAGATCTGGGTGCCGGTGGAACCGCGCTACACGTATGCGGAAACCCGCAAGTGGGCCGAGACCGTGTCGAAGACGATCGGGCGCACGCTGCCTGACCTCGTGAGCTGGGCGTGGCACAAGGATCGCCGCGGTGGCAAGGCGCGGCTGGACTACACGCAGAACGTGCTGAACAAAACGCTCGTCGCGCCCTACAGCGTCCGCCCGCGCCCGGGTGCGCCGGTTTCCGTGCCGCTGCAGTGGGACGAGCTCGACGATCCGGAACTCACGCCCGACCACTGGACGATTCGGACAGTCCTCGAACGAGTCGAGTCCATCGGGGATCCGTTCGCGACGCTGCTGGGAGTGGAGCAGCAGCTTCCGAAACTGTGA
- a CDS encoding GNAT family N-acetyltransferase, translating to MLIRDADERDAEACAEIYAPYVRDTTITFETEPPTGAEMAERIRRAAKTHAWLVLEIDGRVAGYAYGGPFKERAAYRWSCEVSVYLELGRRRTGGGRALYEALFARLAERGFRTAVAGMTLPNEPSVGLHRALGFEPVGTYRRIGWKHGEWRDVAWAQRSLVPDSDESPEEPR from the coding sequence ATGCTGATCCGAGACGCCGACGAGCGCGACGCCGAGGCCTGCGCGGAGATCTACGCGCCGTACGTGCGCGACACGACGATCACGTTCGAGACGGAGCCCCCGACCGGCGCGGAGATGGCGGAGCGCATCAGGCGCGCCGCGAAGACGCACGCGTGGCTGGTGCTGGAGATCGACGGGCGCGTGGCCGGGTACGCGTACGGCGGGCCCTTCAAGGAACGCGCCGCGTACCGCTGGTCGTGCGAGGTGAGCGTGTACCTGGAGCTGGGGCGGCGACGCACGGGTGGCGGCCGTGCCTTGTACGAAGCGCTCTTCGCGCGCCTGGCCGAGCGCGGGTTCCGGACGGCCGTCGCGGGGATGACGCTGCCGAACGAGCCCAGCGTCGGCCTGCACCGGGCGCTGGGGTTCGAGCCCGTGGGCACGTACCGGCGCATCGGGTGGAAACACGGAGAGTGGCGGGATGTGGCGTGGGCGCAGCGCTCGCTCGTGCCCGATTCGGACGAATCGCCGGAGGAACCACGCTGA
- a CDS encoding LysR family transcriptional regulator, which produces MEIREMRAFVAVVEEGGLSAAARRLHVSQPAVSQTVQALERQLGVQLLVRSNAGVQPTEAGMTLASEARALLARHDQAVAAVTRHASGSPLRVGMPLELPPDLMSRALAGLATAFPDTRVRVVHASTTGQFALLRKGDLELGLVREHPVGPELDAMPVLEEKLGVLLSKEQAGERAGPDGIRLDALAGLEWIGFPREGSPAWYDEVTAIFRSHGLEIGPDPTAGHSLISELKFAAVSAGGAFTLAPPNWTQPIPEHLAWCPLLGSPLVRRTWAVWPASSHRRDLGHLVAALDVLWAP; this is translated from the coding sequence ATGGAGATCCGGGAAATGCGCGCGTTCGTCGCCGTGGTCGAGGAAGGTGGGCTGTCGGCGGCGGCGCGGCGGTTGCACGTGAGCCAGCCGGCGGTGTCGCAGACGGTGCAGGCGCTGGAACGGCAGCTGGGGGTGCAGTTGCTGGTCCGCAGCAACGCGGGAGTGCAGCCCACCGAAGCCGGGATGACCTTGGCGAGCGAAGCGCGCGCCCTTCTGGCCCGGCACGATCAAGCCGTGGCAGCGGTGACGCGGCACGCGTCGGGCAGCCCGCTGCGAGTGGGGATGCCGCTGGAACTGCCGCCGGATCTCATGTCCCGCGCCCTCGCCGGCCTGGCCACCGCGTTCCCGGACACCCGGGTGCGGGTGGTCCACGCCTCGACGACCGGGCAATTCGCGTTGCTGCGCAAGGGCGACCTCGAACTCGGCCTGGTCCGGGAACATCCCGTCGGCCCTGAACTCGACGCGATGCCGGTCCTGGAAGAGAAACTGGGCGTCCTGCTCTCGAAGGAACAAGCCGGTGAACGCGCCGGGCCCGACGGAATCCGGCTCGACGCACTGGCCGGGCTGGAGTGGATCGGGTTTCCGCGGGAGGGCAGCCCGGCGTGGTACGACGAGGTGACCGCGATCTTCCGTTCGCACGGTCTCGAAATCGGCCCCGATCCGACGGCCGGGCACTCGCTGATCTCCGAGCTCAAGTTCGCCGCCGTGAGCGCGGGTGGCGCGTTCACGCTCGCGCCGCCGAACTGGACGCAGCCCATCCCCGAGCACCTGGCGTGGTGCCCGCTGCTCGGATCCCCGCTCGTGCGACGCACGTGGGCGGTGTGGCCCGCCTCCTCGCACCGCCGCGACCTCGGACACCTGGTGGCGGCCCTGGACGTCTTATGGGCGCCATAA
- a CDS encoding ATP-binding cassette domain-containing protein — MTTTSAITATGLRKAYGDQTVLDGIDLDVAEGSVFALLGPNGAGKTTTVQILSTLLDPDAGQVRVAGHDLATDPDGVRTAIGVTGQFSAVDELLSGTENLRLMADLHHLGKAEGRRRVAELLEQFDLVDAARTLVSTYSGGMRRRLDLAMSLVGVPRIIFLDEPTTGLDPRSRRTMWTIIRQLVAGGVTVFLTTQYLEEADQLADRIAVLDHGRLVAQGTADELKRLIPGGHVRLRFEDVATLSAAEVLFPGTTRDDEALTLQVPSDGGVQSLRAVLDKLDSAQLEVGELSVHLPDLDDVFLALTERSDLR; from the coding sequence ATGACCACCACCTCGGCCATCACGGCGACCGGCTTGCGCAAGGCCTACGGCGACCAGACGGTGCTCGACGGCATCGACCTCGACGTCGCCGAGGGGAGTGTGTTCGCCCTGCTCGGGCCCAACGGCGCGGGCAAGACCACCACCGTGCAGATCCTGTCCACGCTGCTGGACCCGGACGCCGGACAGGTGCGCGTGGCGGGTCACGACCTCGCGACCGACCCCGACGGCGTCCGGACCGCGATCGGCGTCACGGGCCAGTTCTCGGCCGTCGACGAGCTGCTCTCGGGCACGGAGAACCTGCGCCTCATGGCCGACCTGCACCACCTCGGCAAGGCCGAGGGACGACGGCGGGTCGCGGAGCTGCTGGAGCAGTTCGACCTGGTGGACGCCGCGCGCACGCTCGTCTCCACATACTCCGGTGGCATGCGCCGGCGCCTCGACCTGGCGATGAGCCTGGTCGGCGTGCCGCGCATCATCTTCCTCGACGAGCCGACGACCGGCCTGGACCCGCGCAGCCGCCGGACGATGTGGACGATCATCCGGCAGCTCGTGGCCGGGGGTGTGACGGTTTTTCTCACCACGCAGTACCTGGAGGAAGCCGACCAGCTCGCCGACCGCATCGCCGTGCTCGACCACGGCCGGCTCGTGGCGCAGGGCACCGCCGACGAGCTCAAGCGCCTCATCCCCGGCGGGCACGTGCGGTTGCGTTTCGAGGACGTCGCCACCCTTTCCGCGGCCGAGGTGCTCTTCCCCGGCACCACCCGCGACGACGAGGCCCTCACCCTGCAAGTCCCCAGCGACGGCGGCGTCCAGTCGCTGCGGGCCGTGCTGGACAAGCTCGACTCGGCCCAGCTGGAGGTCGGCGAGCTGTCCGTGCACCTGCCCGACCTCGATGACGTCTTCCTCGCCCTCACCGAACGGAGCGACCTCCGATGA
- a CDS encoding helix-turn-helix transcriptional regulator, with protein sequence MSADLDELRRLRRARDRMDREYAEPLDVPALARTALMSTAHFSRRFREAYSETPYSYLMTRRIERAKTLLRNGLSVTEACFAVGCTSLGSFSARFTELVGDTPSAYRSRDHEHVAAVPPCQTMVASRPRKTGGAPRQSSFGEASVGAPA encoded by the coding sequence ATGAGCGCCGACCTCGACGAGCTGCGCAGACTGCGCCGGGCCCGTGACCGGATGGACCGCGAGTACGCCGAGCCCCTCGACGTGCCCGCGCTCGCCCGCACGGCGCTGATGTCGACGGCGCACTTCAGCCGCCGCTTCCGCGAGGCGTACTCCGAGACGCCGTACTCCTACCTCATGACCCGCCGCATCGAACGCGCCAAAACGCTGCTGCGCAACGGTCTCAGCGTCACCGAAGCGTGCTTCGCCGTCGGGTGTACGAGCCTGGGATCGTTTTCGGCGCGGTTCACGGAACTCGTCGGCGACACGCCCTCGGCGTACCGCTCGCGGGACCACGAGCACGTCGCCGCGGTGCCGCCGTGCCAGACGATGGTGGCGTCGCGCCCGCGCAAGACCGGCGGTGCGCCGCGGCAGAGCAGTTTTGGAGAAGCGTCCGTCGGCGCGCCCGCATAA
- a CDS encoding ABC transporter permease produces the protein MTYALRDSSTMLRRNLKHMLRYPSMTILLLVMPMIFLLLFVYVFGGTLGAGLGTPSGGREAYVNYVTPGIVIMAIAGAVQGTSIAVAMDMTQGIIARFRTMAISRGAVLTGHVLGSIIQAMLCVAVILGLAFAIGFRSNAGFLGWLGIIGTLLLLSFALTWLTVALGLVTKSVESASNLPMPLILLPFLGSGFVPTDSMPAWLRWFAEYQPFTPVMETVRSLIHGTPVGSNAYLAVGWCLLIALGGYLWARKLFSRNIVR, from the coding sequence ATGACCTACGCCCTGCGTGACTCCTCGACCATGTTGCGCCGCAATCTCAAGCACATGCTGCGCTACCCGTCGATGACGATCCTGCTGCTCGTGATGCCGATGATCTTCCTGCTGTTGTTCGTCTACGTCTTCGGCGGCACGCTGGGCGCCGGCCTCGGCACGCCGTCGGGCGGCCGTGAGGCCTACGTCAACTACGTGACGCCCGGCATCGTGATCATGGCCATCGCCGGTGCGGTGCAAGGCACGTCGATCGCCGTGGCCATGGACATGACCCAGGGGATCATCGCCCGGTTCCGCACCATGGCCATCAGCCGCGGCGCCGTCCTGACCGGCCACGTGCTGGGCAGCATCATCCAGGCCATGCTGTGCGTGGCCGTGATCCTCGGCCTGGCGTTCGCCATCGGGTTCCGCTCGAACGCGGGTTTCCTCGGCTGGCTGGGCATCATCGGGACGCTGCTGCTGCTTTCGTTCGCGCTCACGTGGCTCACGGTCGCGCTCGGCTTGGTGACGAAGAGCGTGGAAAGCGCCAGCAACCTGCCCATGCCGTTGATCCTGCTTCCGTTCCTGGGCAGCGGTTTCGTTCCCACGGACTCGATGCCGGCTTGGCTGCGGTGGTTCGCCGAGTACCAGCCGTTCACGCCGGTGATGGAGACGGTCCGGTCGCTCATCCACGGAACGCCCGTCGGCTCGAACGCCTACCTCGCCGTGGGGTGGTGCCTGCTCATCGCGCTCGGCGGGTACCTGTGGGCGAGGAAACTGTTCAGCCGCAACATCGTTCGCTGA
- a CDS encoding BTAD domain-containing putative transcriptional regulator has product MRISLLGPLEVRTDDGAPVEVVGARLLALLSALAVEGGRGVPAGRLVDAVWGEQPPATGNALQALVSRLRKAGVVVEAVSFGYRVVAEVDVVRFEELVARRDTRALPEALGLWRGPALTDVADNAYFRGTITRLTELRLTAVEERAEAELRRGGGSELTAELTTLLVEHPLRERLAAALMRALCAAGRPADALAVYERLRKDLAEELGTDPSAQLSALHTAILRESSVDTRPEARTNLRAGLTSFVGRDADVAQVAKLVAEYRLITLTGPGGAGKTRLASETARTLLDRTPGDVWFVALAPVTDADVAQAVLSALGLREQGQLGLVAGGTAADRAVGVLRDREVLLVLDNCEHVVDAAAELADRLLGECPRLRILATSREPLAVTGEALWPVVPLALPPEGASVTEAMSCASVRLLADRAAAARPGFEVADTTVEAVTRVCRALDGMPLAVELAAARLRSLTIAQLAARLDDRFRLLNAGSRTAMPQHRTLRAVVDWSWELLSDAERTLLRRLAVFSGGATAEAAAAVAKTDDAADLLTALVDKSLLVASEAGEPRYGMLETIKAYAAERLDEAGERESVRRAHAEWFARLAETADPHLRGAEQLGWLAGLAADHGNLASAVRGSIAAGDAAMAVRLVIAAAWFWLLAGHKGEGQELITAALAMPGEVDAEDRAAASALAAVFVTAGLADFGSAEDFLRTALELSDRTTRHPVLRFMASLHDLLSGLETGVPPRLDTLDELLEDDDLWLRAQARLNRAQLLLAGGGTQEAAEADAAESARLFRLIGERWGTSLALGNLADLVARRGELRLAIEYYGEAITVVSEIGTLEDVLWVRARQAQLYWLLGDVEAVDAALAQADRDAEVVVYPDALAGLAQAKADIARWRGDADGARAQFDRAEGMLRHLSVHPSFQATVLLSRAYLDAEAGDLATAAQRRREAVRLASGEVVYLAQAMVSVADQAVRIGRAEDAARLLKTAEGLRGGPDWSLPDLVRLLEIVDVEAAEAFDKTELTAVVKSVLG; this is encoded by the coding sequence GTGCGGATCAGCTTGCTCGGCCCCCTGGAGGTCCGGACGGACGACGGCGCGCCCGTTGAGGTCGTGGGTGCGCGATTGCTGGCGCTGCTGAGTGCGTTGGCCGTGGAAGGCGGACGGGGGGTGCCGGCGGGGCGGCTGGTGGACGCGGTGTGGGGAGAGCAGCCGCCGGCGACGGGTAATGCGTTGCAGGCGCTGGTGTCGCGGTTGCGGAAGGCCGGGGTGGTCGTCGAGGCGGTGTCGTTCGGGTATCGGGTGGTGGCCGAGGTCGACGTGGTGCGGTTCGAGGAGCTTGTGGCGCGGCGCGATACCCGTGCGCTGCCGGAGGCGCTCGGGCTGTGGCGGGGGCCGGCGTTGACCGATGTGGCGGACAACGCCTACTTCCGGGGCACCATCACGCGGCTCACGGAGCTGCGCCTGACCGCGGTGGAGGAGCGCGCCGAGGCAGAACTGCGGCGGGGCGGCGGCAGCGAGCTGACGGCGGAGCTCACCACCCTCCTGGTGGAACACCCGTTACGCGAACGTCTCGCCGCCGCTCTCATGCGCGCGCTGTGTGCCGCGGGAAGGCCCGCCGACGCGCTGGCCGTCTACGAGCGCCTCCGCAAAGACCTCGCCGAAGAGCTCGGCACCGACCCGTCGGCGCAGCTTTCCGCCTTGCACACCGCGATCCTGCGCGAGTCCTCTGTGGACACCCGGCCCGAGGCGCGCACCAACTTGCGAGCCGGGCTCACGAGTTTCGTCGGCCGTGACGCCGACGTCGCCCAGGTCGCCAAGCTCGTCGCCGAGTACCGCCTCATCACGCTCACGGGCCCGGGCGGCGCCGGGAAAACGCGCCTGGCCTCCGAAACCGCTCGCACGCTGCTCGACCGCACACCGGGCGACGTCTGGTTCGTCGCGCTGGCCCCGGTCACCGACGCCGACGTCGCGCAGGCCGTGCTCAGCGCCCTCGGCCTGCGTGAACAGGGGCAGCTCGGGCTCGTCGCCGGCGGGACGGCCGCCGACCGGGCGGTGGGCGTGCTGCGCGACCGCGAAGTGCTGCTGGTGCTGGACAACTGCGAGCACGTGGTCGACGCCGCCGCCGAGCTGGCCGACCGGCTCCTCGGCGAGTGCCCGCGCCTGCGGATCCTCGCGACGAGCCGCGAGCCACTGGCCGTGACGGGTGAAGCCCTGTGGCCCGTGGTGCCGCTGGCGCTGCCGCCGGAGGGCGCGAGCGTGACGGAAGCGATGTCGTGCGCGTCGGTTCGGTTGCTGGCCGACCGGGCCGCGGCGGCGCGGCCCGGGTTCGAGGTCGCGGACACCACGGTCGAGGCCGTCACGCGCGTCTGCCGCGCGCTCGACGGGATGCCGCTGGCCGTGGAGCTGGCGGCGGCACGCCTGCGTTCGCTCACCATCGCGCAGCTGGCCGCACGCCTCGACGACCGGTTCCGCCTGCTGAACGCCGGCAGCCGCACCGCGATGCCGCAGCACCGCACGCTGCGCGCGGTCGTCGACTGGAGCTGGGAGCTGCTCTCTGACGCCGAACGCACCCTGCTGCGCCGGCTCGCCGTGTTCTCCGGCGGCGCCACGGCCGAAGCGGCCGCTGCGGTGGCGAAGACCGACGACGCCGCGGACCTGCTGACGGCCCTGGTCGACAAATCGCTTCTCGTTGCGTCGGAGGCAGGCGAACCGCGCTACGGGATGCTGGAGACGATCAAGGCATACGCGGCCGAACGGCTCGACGAGGCCGGCGAGCGCGAGTCCGTCCGGCGCGCCCACGCCGAGTGGTTCGCGCGGCTCGCCGAGACGGCCGACCCGCACCTGCGCGGCGCCGAGCAGCTCGGCTGGCTCGCCGGGCTCGCCGCTGATCACGGCAACCTGGCCTCGGCGGTGCGCGGCAGCATCGCCGCCGGTGACGCGGCGATGGCCGTGCGGCTCGTGATCGCGGCCGCGTGGTTCTGGCTGCTGGCCGGGCACAAGGGCGAGGGCCAGGAGCTGATCACGGCGGCGCTGGCCATGCCGGGTGAGGTCGACGCCGAGGACCGGGCCGCGGCCAGCGCGCTCGCCGCCGTGTTCGTCACCGCCGGCCTCGCGGACTTCGGCTCGGCCGAAGACTTCCTCCGCACCGCGCTGGAGCTGAGCGACCGGACCACGCGCCACCCCGTACTTCGGTTCATGGCGTCGCTGCACGACCTGTTGTCCGGCCTGGAAACCGGGGTGCCACCGCGACTGGACACTTTGGACGAGCTCCTCGAGGACGACGACCTCTGGCTGCGGGCACAGGCGCGGCTGAACCGGGCACAGCTGCTGCTGGCCGGCGGTGGCACGCAGGAAGCCGCCGAGGCGGACGCCGCCGAGTCCGCGCGGTTGTTCCGGCTCATCGGCGAACGCTGGGGCACTTCGCTGGCCCTGGGCAACCTCGCCGATCTCGTGGCCCGCCGGGGCGAGCTGCGGCTCGCGATCGAGTACTACGGCGAAGCCATCACCGTCGTGTCCGAGATCGGCACGCTCGAAGACGTCTTGTGGGTGCGGGCGCGGCAGGCGCAGCTGTACTGGCTGCTCGGCGACGTCGAGGCCGTCGACGCGGCGCTGGCCCAGGCCGACCGCGACGCCGAGGTGGTCGTGTACCCGGACGCGCTCGCCGGGCTGGCGCAGGCCAAAGCGGACATCGCCCGGTGGCGTGGCGACGCCGACGGGGCGCGAGCCCAGTTCGACCGCGCCGAAGGGATGTTGCGTCACTTGTCGGTGCACCCCTCCTTCCAAGCGACGGTGCTGCTGTCGCGGGCTTATCTGGACGCCGAGGCCGGTGACCTGGCCACGGCGGCGCAACGGCGGCGCGAGGCCGTGAGGCTGGCCTCGGGCGAAGTTGTGTACCTGGCGCAGGCCATGGTGAGCGTCGCGGATCAGGCCGTGCGGATCGGGCGGGCGGAGGACGCGGCGCGGCTGCTGAAGACGGCCGAGGGGTTGCGCGGCGGGCCGGACTGGTCGCTGCCGGACCTGGTGCGGTTGCTGGAGATCGTCGACGTCGAGGCCGCGGAAGCGTTCGACAAAACCGAGCTCACGGCCGTCGTGAAGTCCGTCCTCGGTTGA
- a CDS encoding LLM class F420-dependent oxidoreductase: MRFGLFVPQGWRHDLVGIDPADHWDTMLGLARFADEGPYESIWVFDHFHTVPVPSDVEATHEAWSLMAAYGAATSRVRLGQMCTCMGYRNPAYLAKVAATIDVISGGRVEMGIGAGWYEHEWLAYGYGFPGAGDRLAMLDEGVQIMRQLWTEGKATLNGKHYQVDGAISRPLPLQDGGIPLWIAGGGEKKTLRTAAKYAQYTNFAGDVEGFKHKSSVLEAHCKDVGTDYGKIVRSANYNVVIGETEKDVQDRLAWVRSHYEPHLPADVLESTVAGYHNGPLVGTPEQIVERLKELEGLGMTYAIANFLEAAYDRSGVELFTSKVVPELI; this comes from the coding sequence ATGCGATTCGGATTGTTCGTTCCCCAAGGTTGGCGCCACGACCTCGTCGGCATCGACCCGGCCGACCACTGGGACACCATGCTCGGCCTCGCGCGGTTCGCCGACGAGGGCCCCTATGAGTCCATCTGGGTCTTCGACCACTTTCACACCGTGCCCGTCCCGAGCGACGTGGAAGCCACGCACGAGGCATGGAGCCTCATGGCGGCTTACGGCGCCGCGACTTCGCGCGTGCGGCTCGGCCAGATGTGCACCTGCATGGGGTACCGCAACCCGGCGTACCTCGCGAAGGTCGCTGCCACGATCGACGTGATCTCCGGCGGCCGCGTGGAGATGGGCATCGGCGCCGGCTGGTACGAGCACGAGTGGCTCGCCTACGGCTACGGCTTCCCCGGCGCCGGTGACCGGCTCGCCATGCTCGACGAGGGCGTGCAGATCATGCGCCAGCTGTGGACCGAGGGCAAAGCCACGCTGAACGGCAAGCACTACCAGGTCGACGGCGCCATCTCCCGCCCGCTTCCCCTGCAGGACGGCGGAATCCCGCTGTGGATCGCCGGCGGCGGCGAGAAGAAGACGCTGCGCACGGCCGCGAAGTACGCCCAGTACACCAACTTCGCCGGCGACGTCGAGGGCTTCAAGCACAAGTCCTCCGTGCTCGAGGCGCACTGCAAGGACGTCGGCACGGACTACGGCAAGATCGTGCGCTCGGCCAACTACAACGTCGTGATCGGCGAGACCGAGAAGGACGTGCAGGACCGCCTGGCGTGGGTCCGGTCGCACTACGAGCCACACCTGCCCGCGGACGTCCTGGAGTCCACCGTCGCCGGCTACCACAACGGTCCCCTCGTGGGCACACCGGAGCAGATCGTCGAGCGCCTGAAGGAACTCGAAGGCCTCGGCATGACCTACGCCATCGCCAACTTCCTCGAAGCGGCGTATGACCGGTCGGGCGTCGAGCTGTTCACGTCGAAGGTGGTTCCGGAGCTCATCTGA
- a CDS encoding VOC family protein, with product MTVSIAAVHVTVDDPDAAVAFYRDTLGFKVRKEVANDGFRWVTLTTETQPEIEIVLSHPHAGRSKADGDIVAELLAKGELGGINLRTDNLDETFAKVAAAPGAEVLQEPTDQFWGVRDAAVRDPAGNLVRIAQA from the coding sequence ATGACTGTTTCCATTGCCGCCGTGCACGTGACCGTCGACGATCCCGACGCGGCCGTCGCGTTCTACAGAGACACGCTGGGTTTCAAGGTGCGCAAAGAGGTCGCCAACGACGGCTTCCGCTGGGTCACCCTCACCACCGAGACCCAGCCCGAAATCGAGATCGTGCTCTCCCATCCGCACGCCGGCCGGTCCAAGGCCGACGGCGACATCGTGGCCGAGCTGCTCGCGAAGGGTGAGCTCGGCGGAATCAACCTTCGCACCGACAACCTCGACGAGACGTTCGCCAAGGTCGCCGCCGCGCCTGGGGCCGAGGTGCTGCAGGAGCCGACCGACCAGTTCTGGGGCGTGCGCGACGCCGCCGTGCGCGACCCGGCGGGGAACCTGGTGCGGATCGCGCAGGCCTGA
- a CDS encoding helix-turn-helix domain-containing protein, with protein sequence MTDPLSASLAATVRDARLAHDLSAGTLAERSGVSRAMIGKIERGEAQPTAVLLSRLASALGLTLSELIARAEAGSDRRLTRFSDQPTWTDPVTGYVRRAVSPPGSTELVEVSLPGGASVGFPVDSYAFADHQIWVLSGHLRFVEGSTIHELDAGDCLHLGRPAPCTYVNPTPDTCRYLVVLTKR encoded by the coding sequence GTGACGGACCCCCTGTCAGCGTCGCTGGCCGCGACTGTGCGCGACGCCCGCCTCGCCCACGACCTCTCCGCCGGCACCCTGGCCGAACGCTCGGGCGTCTCGCGCGCCATGATCGGCAAAATCGAACGCGGCGAGGCCCAGCCCACGGCCGTGCTGCTGAGCCGGCTCGCGTCCGCTCTGGGCCTGACCCTGTCGGAACTCATCGCCCGCGCCGAGGCCGGCTCCGACCGTCGCCTCACGCGCTTTTCGGACCAGCCGACGTGGACCGATCCAGTCACGGGGTACGTGCGCCGCGCCGTCTCACCGCCTGGTTCCACGGAACTGGTCGAGGTCTCGTTGCCGGGTGGCGCTTCGGTGGGCTTCCCGGTGGATTCGTACGCGTTCGCGGACCACCAGATCTGGGTGCTGTCGGGCCACTTGCGGTTCGTCGAAGGCTCGACCATCCACGAACTCGACGCGGGGGACTGTCTGCACCTCGGCCGCCCGGCGCCGTGCACCTATGTGAACCCGACTCCGGACACTTGCCGCTATCTGGTGGTGCTGACAAAACGCTGA